A stretch of Salvelinus alpinus chromosome 4, SLU_Salpinus.1, whole genome shotgun sequence DNA encodes these proteins:
- the LOC139573817 gene encoding serine/threonine-protein kinase Nek8-like: MAYSTSTLAAGSFGKVYREKYNDTWAAIKKVPQHLINRRDLERECQVYNKAIHPNIVKLLGNPTLKDSKWIIPMEFIFGEELETTIFKSQKSKIQLTPSIKATIITGMCEGLLHLHSKDIVHQDLKPENIMVEHDTHRAVIIDMGLAKFFRNGLNSAMDMGNEAYSPPEVLQRRGQRDQRSDVWAMGKIITELYARVRLYTPSVCPTKIQEILSLQGQQYCNAVCRMVQRDPTVRATMAGIMPEIQRAGVDGGGGNTGGKKRGHLLTPFPHTQVKDTLPRPQAPVQRSPSPSRFEHNALPRPEAKMLVGPPVRATSPSRWERTASPKPEIKTLVRAPVRAPSPSRWERTASPKPEVKTLVRAPVRAPSPSRWEHTASPKPEVKTLVRAPSPSRWERAALPKTELKFEVKTTLQPQPTQRSLSPSRWERTALPKPEVKNSPTPLPKGRPW; the protein is encoded by the exons ATGGCGTATTCCACCAGCACTCTTGCTGCTGGCAGCTTTGGGAAGGTATACAGGGAGAAGTACAATGACACCTGGGCTGCAATCAAGAAGGTGCCACAACACTTAATCAATAGGAGAGACCTGGAGAGAGAGTGTCAAGTATACAA TAAAGCGATTCATCCTAACATAGTGAAGCTTCTGGGTAATCCAACACTCAAGGACTCCAAGTGGATCATCCCCATGGAGTTCATCTTTGGAGAGGAACTGGAGACAACCATCTTCAAATCACAAAAATCTAAAATACAG TTGACTCCATCGATAAAGGCCACCATCATCACAGGCATGTGTGAAGGTCTGCTTCACCTACACAGCAAAGATATCGTCCATCAGGACCTCAAGCCCGAGAACATCATG GTAGAGCATgacacacacagagctgtgatCATTGATATGGGACTGGCCAAATTCTTCCGCAATGGCCTAAATTCTGCCATGGATATGGGCAATGAGGCCTACTCTCCACCTGAGGTTCTGCAGAGGAGGGGCCAGAGAGATCAGCGCTCGGACGTGTGGGCTATGGGTAAAATCATTACCGAACTTTATGCCAGAGTCAGGCTGTACACCCCCAGCGTCTGTCCAACTAAGATCCAGGAGATCCTCAGTCTCCAAGGCCAGCAGTACTGTAACGCTGTCTGTAGGATGGTGCAGAGAGACCCCACAGTGCGGGCCACCATGGCCGGAATCATGCCGGAGATACAAAGGGCAGGGGTAGATGGCGGTGGCGGCAACACCGGAGGAAAAAAAAGAGGACATCTTCTGACACCCTTTCCTCACACTCAGGTAAAAGACACCTTGCCACGTCCTCAAGCTCCTGTACAGCGTTCACCATCTCCATCGAGATTTGAGCACAATGCTTTACCAAGGCCTGAGGCCAAGATGCTAGTGGGGCCTCCTGTGAGAGCAACTTCTCCATCGAGATGGGAGCGTACAGCTTCTCCAAAGCCTGAGATCAAGACGCTAGTGCGAGCTCCTGTGCGAGCGCCTTCTCCATCGAGATGGGAGCGTACAGCTTCTCCAAAGCCTGAGGTCAAGACGCTAGTGCGAGCTCCTGTGCGAGCGCCTTCTCCATCGAGATGGGAGCATACAGCTTCTCCAAAGCCTGAGGTCAAGACGCTAGTGCGAGCTCCTTCTCCATCGAGATGGGAGCGTGCAGCCTTGCCAAAGACTGAGTTGAAGTTTGAGGTGAAGACAACACTGCAACCACAACCCACACAGCGATCACTTTCCCCATCAAGATGGGAGCGAACAGCCTTGCCAAAGCCTGAGGTCAAGAACTCACCAACTCCCCTTCCAAAAGGTAGACCATGGTAA
- the LOC139573816 gene encoding beta-1,4-galactosyltransferase 3-like, whose product MATWLQSKWRYLFMFLGVQLVVMALLSREGYHKRVSYFIRIFRKLETTASGTSGAGSPHASNHTGGDVYANLSLLAKAHGRGEDMPYCPKTSPLIGGPIHVNFPSGLTLAQVARKNPLVVRGGRYRPPDCEARHRTAIIIPHRNREHHLKFLLYYLHPFLQRQQLNYGIYVIHQAGNYTFNRAKLMNVGFREAMREEDWDCLFFHDVDLIPEDDRNTYICDANPKHTAIAMDKFGYKLPYKMYFGGVSALSPLHYLKMNGFPNNYWGWGGEDDDIGVRVSLGGMFISRPSVKVGRYKMIKHKLDKGNDVNPRRFNMLAKTRQTWKLDGMNTVEYEVLSRDYFPLYTNITVHIGTEAGLHATAPKIPAKAPAKPPVEAHAKPLAKLQQKQQNH is encoded by the exons ATGGCGACGTGGCTACAGTCAAAATGGCGCTACCTGTTCATGTTCCTGGGTGTCCAGCTGGTTGTCATGGCGCTGCTGTCCCGCGAGGGTTACCACAAGCGAGTGTCGTACTTCATCAGGATTTTCCGCAAGCTGGAGACCACTGCGTCGGGGACGTCCGGTGCCGGCTCGCCCCACGCAAGCAATCACACGGGCGGTGACGTCTACGCCAACTTGTCCCTCCTGGCCAAGGCCCACGGCCGGGGCGAGGACATGCCCTACTGCCCCAAGACGTCTCCCCTGATAG GTGGACCGATCCACGTCAACTTCCCCTCCGGGTTGACACTGGCCCAAGTGGCGCGGAAGAATCCTTTGGTGGTCCGCGGGGGGCGCTACAGACCGCCTGACTGTGAGGCGCGGCACCGCACCGCCATAATAATTCCCCACAGAAACCGGGAGCACCACCTGAAATTCCTCCTCTACTACCTTCACCCATTCCTACAGCGACAGCAGCTCAACTACGGCATCTACGTCATCCACCAG GCTGGTAACTACACGTTTAACCGGGCCAAGCTGATGAACGTTGGATTCCGAGAGGCCATGCGGGAGGAGGACTGGGACTGTCTGTTCTTCCATGATGTGGACCTCATCCCTGAGGACGACCGCAACACCTACATATGCGACGCCAACCCCAAGCACACCGCCATCGCCATGGACAAGTTTGGATACAA GCTGCCATACAAGATGTATTTCGGAGGGGTGTCAGCGTTGTCTCCACTGCACTACCTGAAGATGAACGGCTTCCCCAACAACTACTggggctggggaggagaggacgaTGACATTGGAGTCAG AGTATCCCTCGGAGGGATGTTCATCTCTCGTCCATCGGTGAAGGTGGGCCGATACAAAATGATCAAACACAAGCTGGACAAGGGAAATGACGTGAACCCCAGGAG GTTCAACATGCTGGCCAAGACGCGTCAGACGTGGAAGCTGGACGGCATGAACACGGTGGAGTATGAGGTGCTGTCACGTGACTACTTCCCCCTCTACACCAACATCACTGTGCACATCGGCACAGAGGCAGGCCTGCATGCCACGGCCCCCAAGATCCCTGCCAAAGCCCCAGCAAAGCCGCCGGTCGAAGCCCACGCTAAACCTCTAGCCAAGCTCCAACAGAAACAACAGAACCACTGA